One genomic region from Sulfuriflexus mobilis encodes:
- a CDS encoding molybdopterin oxidoreductase family protein — MKRIKMNRRDFLKGSAFITSTVAGSSLMVGANPELEAAPATPEKATASRKTAIAQCPYCGVGCGTIIQAENGKIVSMRPDKDHPTNYGLQCIKGLTAAEPIYVDRMEGDAYVRKDVWAEWNKPNHGDMEYISKTKGSFDEEHFVRVPYKEASDMTAHKIAHLAKKYTGNSIALYGSGQLTMEGQYLENLFMKGVLGSNTIEANARMCMTSAVTGYFATLGSDTPPLAYEDIELADMVMHFGHNAREAHPIIFWRIADHKRKADIPTVVVDPRYTGTSKGYEDINKDNSVHVPILNGDISFLNAIAHVLLKDHKDVIDWDFLKAHTTGWKEYTDGVLNNYSPEQVQDRMGGPNHDVSPELIRRVAGMFADATRKRLARSKGKQADEGYGGVIIMWGIGYNQHIHGQHNVISIVNLLTLTGNLAKPGCGPFSMTGQPNAMGERFTGGLTDRLPFNQPLKNTSHRKHMARHWNVPEENLIKAMNSENPGFAVGMMERALKGDVKAMFLVYATHIDLPDQHKLVRPAMMKTFNVVQEIYRHAPNNLYADVIFPAATWGEVDGVYISSERRINRVEKAAEAPPGCLPDMDMVIDKGKEIAHLLGMDADKIFPWQRKEDGFYDAQEIFRAVCAASEGTDTDLTGLLEVEKIDGKTPYQQLRDLRGIQWPAPSYEAAKAGGTKRRYMLQEGKWANKPYGYFRTQDGKVHMKLCLQDYSQREEITKKLMEFGDKEGVYTIDNIPLLKQARDMGLTPDLPDEAERGQTWDKVPAGKYPYWLGLGVVYEHFHTAKSNRSPTTRRLVPEMYVEMHVEDAKELGIKDGDKVRLVTRRGFYEAKAQVGVKSLVKPARNSVPRGYMFSPWNLSVADSADPKKNKWLVNGVSSRVWDIVSGQVDFKKLACRIEKV; from the coding sequence ATGAAACGCATCAAAATGAATCGCCGCGACTTTCTTAAGGGTAGCGCATTTATCACCAGTACCGTAGCCGGTTCCAGTCTCATGGTCGGTGCCAACCCGGAACTTGAGGCCGCCCCGGCAACGCCGGAAAAGGCCACTGCCTCGCGCAAGACGGCGATTGCCCAGTGTCCATACTGTGGCGTCGGCTGCGGCACGATTATCCAGGCCGAAAACGGTAAGATCGTCTCCATGCGTCCTGACAAGGACCACCCGACCAACTATGGCCTGCAGTGCATCAAGGGCCTGACCGCCGCCGAACCGATTTATGTTGACCGTATGGAAGGCGATGCCTACGTGCGTAAGGACGTCTGGGCGGAGTGGAACAAACCCAACCATGGTGACATGGAGTACATCAGCAAGACCAAGGGTTCTTTCGATGAGGAGCACTTTGTCCGCGTACCGTACAAAGAGGCCTCTGATATGACTGCGCACAAGATCGCGCACCTGGCCAAGAAATATACCGGTAACTCGATCGCCCTGTACGGCTCCGGTCAGCTCACCATGGAAGGCCAGTACCTCGAGAACCTGTTCATGAAGGGCGTACTCGGTTCCAATACGATTGAGGCGAATGCACGCATGTGCATGACCTCGGCGGTAACCGGTTATTTCGCCACCTTGGGTTCAGATACGCCGCCGCTGGCCTATGAGGATATCGAACTGGCCGACATGGTTATGCACTTCGGGCACAACGCCCGCGAGGCGCATCCGATCATCTTCTGGCGTATTGCCGATCACAAGCGAAAGGCTGACATCCCGACCGTGGTGGTTGACCCACGCTATACCGGCACATCTAAAGGCTATGAAGATATCAATAAGGATAACTCGGTGCATGTGCCGATCCTTAACGGTGATATCAGTTTCCTCAATGCCATCGCCCATGTGCTGCTGAAAGACCATAAAGATGTGATTGACTGGGATTTCCTCAAGGCGCACACGACAGGCTGGAAGGAATACACCGATGGTGTTCTAAATAACTACAGCCCTGAACAGGTACAGGACCGCATGGGCGGACCGAACCATGATGTCTCACCGGAGCTCATCCGCAGAGTCGCCGGTATGTTCGCCGATGCGACGCGCAAGCGTCTTGCCCGCAGTAAGGGCAAACAGGCCGATGAGGGTTATGGTGGTGTCATCATCATGTGGGGTATTGGTTATAACCAGCATATCCACGGCCAGCACAACGTGATCTCTATCGTTAACCTGCTGACCCTGACCGGTAATCTCGCCAAGCCGGGTTGCGGACCGTTCTCCATGACCGGCCAGCCGAACGCTATGGGCGAACGTTTCACCGGTGGCCTGACCGACCGTCTGCCGTTCAACCAGCCGCTAAAGAACACCAGCCACCGCAAGCACATGGCGCGCCACTGGAATGTGCCGGAAGAAAACCTCATCAAGGCCATGAATTCTGAGAACCCGGGTTTCGCGGTCGGCATGATGGAGCGTGCCCTGAAAGGTGATGTGAAGGCCATGTTCCTCGTCTATGCCACGCATATCGACCTGCCGGATCAACACAAGCTGGTACGCCCGGCGATGATGAAGACCTTCAATGTCGTGCAGGAGATCTACCGGCATGCGCCGAACAACCTGTATGCCGACGTGATCTTCCCGGCCGCCACCTGGGGCGAGGTCGATGGTGTCTACATCAGCTCCGAGCGCCGCATTAACCGGGTCGAGAAGGCTGCCGAAGCCCCTCCGGGCTGCCTGCCGGACATGGACATGGTGATCGACAAGGGCAAGGAGATCGCCCACCTGCTGGGGATGGATGCCGACAAGATCTTCCCCTGGCAGCGCAAGGAGGACGGTTTCTATGATGCACAGGAGATCTTCCGTGCCGTGTGTGCCGCCTCGGAGGGTACCGATACCGACCTAACCGGCCTGCTCGAGGTCGAGAAGATCGATGGCAAGACGCCGTACCAGCAACTGCGGGACCTGCGTGGTATCCAGTGGCCGGCACCAAGCTACGAGGCCGCCAAGGCGGGTGGCACCAAGCGCCGTTACATGTTGCAGGAAGGCAAGTGGGCGAACAAGCCGTATGGTTACTTCCGCACCCAGGATGGCAAGGTGCACATGAAGCTGTGTCTGCAGGACTACTCACAGCGTGAGGAGATCACGAAGAAGCTCATGGAATTCGGTGACAAGGAAGGCGTCTACACCATCGACAATATCCCGTTGCTGAAGCAGGCGCGAGACATGGGTCTGACCCCGGACCTGCCGGACGAGGCCGAACGCGGCCAGACCTGGGACAAGGTACCGGCCGGCAAGTACCCGTACTGGCTCGGTCTCGGCGTGGTGTACGAGCACTTCCACACCGCCAAGTCGAATCGCAGCCCGACCACGCGTCGTCTGGTACCGGAGATGTATGTCGAGATGCATGTCGAAGATGCCAAGGAACTCGGCATCAAGGACGGTGACAAGGTGCGCCTCGTCACACGACGTGGTTTTTATGAGGCGAAGGCGCAGGTCGGTGTCAAGAGCCTGGTCAAACCGGCGCGTAACAGTGTGCCACGGGGTTATATGTTCAGTCCCTGGAACCTGTCGGTGGCCGACAGTGCGGATCCGAAGAAGAACAAGTGGCTCGTCAACGGTGTATCGAGCCGTGTTTGGGATATCGTTTCAGGACAGGTTGATTTCAAGAAGCTCGCCTGTCGCATCGAAAAGGTATAA
- a CDS encoding TatD family nuclease-associated radical SAM protein, translating into MSDSTQSTHTADVVAYTLHGNRYLNITNRCSLRCRFCPKFNKVWDVQDYSLRLHHEPDVEEILVAVGDPAAYKEIVFCGLGEPTQRLDTLLAVAARLHEQGARLRLNTDGMANLVYGRDVTPQLGGVIDAVSISLNAHNAELYEQHCRPQYPDAFAGMLDFTCCARRHIAEVTLTAIDGLEGVDISACEAIAADLGVAFRRRVLDVVG; encoded by the coding sequence ATGTCTGACAGTACTCAGAGTACACACACCGCCGATGTCGTCGCCTATACCCTGCATGGCAATCGCTACCTGAACATCACCAACCGCTGTAGCCTGCGTTGCCGGTTTTGTCCGAAGTTCAACAAGGTCTGGGACGTGCAGGATTATTCCCTGCGCCTGCACCACGAGCCGGATGTTGAGGAAATCCTCGTCGCTGTGGGTGACCCGGCAGCATATAAAGAGATCGTCTTTTGTGGATTGGGCGAGCCGACCCAGCGTCTGGATACGCTACTGGCGGTCGCCGCTCGCCTGCATGAGCAGGGTGCGAGGCTCCGCCTGAATACCGACGGCATGGCCAATCTCGTCTATGGCCGGGATGTTACGCCGCAACTGGGTGGGGTCATCGATGCCGTGTCAATTTCCCTGAATGCCCACAATGCCGAGCTATACGAACAGCATTGCCGACCACAGTACCCCGATGCCTTTGCTGGCATGCTCGATTTCACCTGTTGCGCCCGGCGGCACATCGCCGAGGTGACCCTGACCGCCATTGACGGCCTCGAGGGCGTCGATATCTCGGCCTGCGAGGCCATTGCCGCCGACTTAGGCGTCGCCTTTCGCCGTCGCGTACTGGACGTGGTCGGTTAG
- a CDS encoding 4Fe-4S dicluster domain-containing protein, whose product MQRRTFIQALIGTAMIQAWPQVQAANRPSFRFLRPPGSLAEDDFLSTCIHCGKCGEVCPNRCIKYHGTENGIESLDTPYIVPREQACILCMKCGDVCPTGAIESIPREAEPILEKVSMGKARVDQSLCLSWQGKTCGVCYRACPLADVAIRIGRLEQPHVLEQCVGCGLCERSCIQIPQAIRIIPDHNRHKKV is encoded by the coding sequence ATGCAACGTAGAACGTTTATTCAGGCGCTGATCGGTACTGCGATGATTCAGGCCTGGCCACAGGTCCAGGCAGCGAATCGGCCGAGCTTCCGTTTTCTTCGTCCCCCGGGTTCACTGGCAGAGGATGATTTTCTCTCGACGTGTATTCACTGCGGTAAGTGTGGTGAGGTCTGCCCGAACCGCTGTATTAAATACCATGGCACGGAAAATGGTATCGAGTCACTCGATACGCCGTACATCGTGCCTCGTGAGCAGGCCTGTATCCTGTGTATGAAATGTGGTGATGTTTGCCCAACCGGGGCGATCGAATCGATTCCCCGCGAGGCCGAACCAATCCTGGAAAAGGTCAGCATGGGCAAGGCACGCGTGGATCAATCACTGTGTCTGTCATGGCAGGGCAAGACCTGCGGGGTTTGTTACCGCGCCTGCCCCCTGGCGGATGTGGCGATCCGTATTGGTCGTCTTGAACAACCGCATGTACTGGAACAGTGTGTCGGTTGCGGCCTGTGTGAACGTTCCTGTATCCAGATCCCACAGGCCATACGGATTATTCCAGATCATAACCGCCATAAAAAAGTCTGA
- a CDS encoding c-type cytochrome: protein MMAKLITLSALMAASLFITACDKPADSAKQAEEKQSAEPMAARVESPPVIDPQLAAEGQRLYEQNCIFCHQADAIGKPGIAPSLTNKEFLSVASNKFLLSTIRDGRVGTGMPPYSHLGKENIEAIVAYLRDHATLTDRSAEVDAQPATQGDPRLGKLWFDQLCLTCHGTHGDGYSAGGTGTAIGKAGFLSKASDGFIRTTIKEGRSNTRMLGFFGAGPSKMADLSEREIDDIIAYLRTVPSQN from the coding sequence ATGATGGCCAAGTTAATCACACTCAGTGCACTGATGGCGGCATCCTTGTTTATCACGGCCTGTGATAAACCTGCTGACAGTGCAAAACAAGCCGAGGAAAAGCAATCTGCCGAGCCTATGGCAGCCAGGGTGGAGAGCCCGCCAGTTATAGACCCCCAGCTCGCAGCAGAGGGGCAACGTCTGTATGAACAGAATTGCATCTTCTGCCATCAGGCAGATGCGATTGGCAAGCCGGGTATCGCCCCCTCACTGACGAATAAAGAGTTCCTGAGTGTGGCCTCGAACAAGTTCCTGCTCAGTACCATCCGTGATGGCCGTGTCGGTACCGGTATGCCGCCGTATTCACACCTGGGTAAGGAAAACATTGAGGCCATTGTGGCCTACCTGCGTGATCATGCAACACTTACCGATCGCTCTGCGGAGGTTGATGCACAACCCGCTACGCAGGGCGATCCACGCCTCGGCAAGCTCTGGTTTGATCAGCTCTGCCTGACCTGCCATGGCACCCATGGCGATGGTTATTCCGCCGGGGGTACCGGCACGGCGATCGGCAAGGCCGGTTTCCTGAGCAAGGCCTCTGATGGCTTTATCCGCACCACCATCAAGGAAGGCCGTTCAAACACACGCATGCTCGGTTTCTTCGGTGCCGGTCCCAGCAAGATGGCCGACCTGTCGGAGCGTGAAATCGACGACATCATCGCCTACTTGCGCACCGTACCTAGCCAGAATTGA